A window of the Chthonomonas sp. genome harbors these coding sequences:
- the lipB gene encoding lipoyl(octanoyl) transferase LipB has product MRVLDLGRLGYREAWDRQLAIHEEVVEGAEDCLILVEHPPVLTLGANFHASNLLFSEEQYAARGIDVVTTDRGGDVTYHGPGQLVIYPIFDLRRHGRDVHKWMRDLEETMLLTLAHWGIEGRRVPPHSGAWVGDLKVAAIGVKIRKWVSLHGLALNCDADLAAFGLIIPCGIQGFGVASVSGLVGRAVTIEEAKPVVVSAFHQVFEPSARHADR; this is encoded by the coding sequence CTGAGAGTTCTCGACCTCGGGCGGCTCGGCTACCGCGAGGCATGGGATCGCCAGCTCGCCATCCACGAAGAGGTTGTCGAGGGCGCGGAGGACTGCCTGATCTTGGTTGAGCATCCGCCGGTGCTTACGCTTGGCGCTAACTTTCACGCTTCAAACCTATTGTTTTCGGAAGAGCAGTACGCCGCCCGCGGGATTGATGTAGTGACCACCGATCGTGGCGGCGACGTGACCTACCACGGCCCCGGTCAACTCGTCATCTATCCCATTTTTGACCTGCGCCGACACGGGCGCGACGTCCACAAATGGATGCGCGACCTGGAGGAGACCATGCTGTTGACGCTGGCTCATTGGGGAATCGAGGGGCGGCGGGTGCCGCCGCATTCCGGCGCGTGGGTCGGCGATCTCAAGGTCGCCGCCATCGGCGTCAAGATCAGGAAATGGGTAAGTTTGCACGGCTTAGCCTTAAACTGTGACGCCGATCTCGCGGCATTTGGACTGATCATTCCTTGCGGGATTCAAGGCTTCGGCGTGGCCTCGGTTTCGGGGTTAGTTGGCCGGGCCGTCACCATTGAGGAAGCCAAGCCGGTGGTCGTCTCAGCGTTCCACCAAGTCTTCGAGCCGTCCGCCCGGCACGCCGACCGGTAG
- a CDS encoding HAD-IIA family hydrolase produces the protein MSWRGVIFDLDGTLYRGSEPIPRAAHVVQTLRDRGVPMRCLTNNSSATPESVAAKLAHMGFEFAPAEIATSGTVTADALAAAGVERVFVVGEAGLVEVLARQGIVSCEPGDAQVVVAGICRQFSYDWLDRALQAVRGGAELIATNRDTTFPLEGGRLAPGAGAIVAALEACTGCTARAYGKPDPAGVLALCADMGLAPNDVLCVGDRLDTDIAAGEAAGCPTFLVTTGVTPALPVGVPGGRLEDLVER, from the coding sequence ATGAGCTGGCGCGGCGTCATTTTCGATCTCGACGGCACGCTGTATCGCGGGTCGGAGCCAATTCCCCGCGCGGCCCACGTGGTGCAAACTCTGCGCGATCGGGGCGTGCCCATGCGGTGCCTTACAAACAACTCCTCGGCCACACCGGAATCCGTGGCCGCGAAGCTGGCCCACATGGGGTTTGAATTTGCGCCCGCCGAGATCGCCACGAGCGGCACGGTAACGGCCGATGCACTGGCCGCCGCAGGCGTTGAGCGCGTCTTCGTGGTCGGCGAAGCAGGGCTGGTGGAGGTGCTCGCCCGGCAGGGGATCGTCAGCTGCGAACCCGGCGACGCTCAGGTGGTCGTCGCCGGAATTTGTCGCCAGTTCAGCTACGACTGGCTGGATCGGGCTCTGCAGGCGGTGCGCGGCGGCGCAGAGCTGATCGCCACGAATCGCGACACGACATTCCCGCTGGAAGGCGGGCGGCTCGCGCCGGGGGCGGGCGCGATCGTCGCGGCTCTGGAAGCCTGCACCGGTTGCACAGCGAGAGCCTACGGCAAGCCGGATCCGGCGGGCGTGCTGGCCCTGTGCGCCGACATGGGGCTTGCGCCCAACGACGTGCTGTGCGTAGGAGATCGCTTGGACACCGATATCGCGGCGGGCGAAGCGGCAGGCTGCCCCACCTTTCTGGTAACCACGGGCGTGACGCCAGCCCTACCGGTCGGCGTGCCGGGCGGACGGCTCGAAGACTTGGTGGAACGCTGA
- a CDS encoding polyprenyl synthetase family protein, with protein MKPLPSAALLDRVQGDLALVEAELLSRLESKVAVVHQVLHHTLTSGGKRLRPALVLTSARAAGAISVERAVLLSAVLEMVHMATLIHDDVIDNADLRRGRPTAARVFGNTPAILSGDVLLARSMALLAEDGDLDIIRLVSQAVIDLAEGEAREVEVRGDFELTRDDHMEILRLKTAVLVQLCCELGAMSAGADLPTRTALATYGHHIGLAFQIADDLLDYRGKPEVTGKPVATDFHEGCATLPLLILREKLTAEETEFAASKFGGSANDDEVRMIVSWMDQRGCFAEVEALALEHVNHARAAIADLPPSAELDFLTGFAHYVVHRDK; from the coding sequence GTGAAACCGCTACCGAGCGCCGCGCTTTTGGACCGCGTGCAGGGCGACCTCGCGCTGGTGGAAGCCGAGCTTCTAAGCCGCCTGGAATCCAAGGTGGCGGTGGTTCATCAGGTGCTGCACCACACGCTTACCTCGGGTGGAAAGCGACTGCGGCCTGCGCTTGTGTTGACCTCGGCGCGAGCCGCCGGCGCCATCTCGGTTGAGCGGGCCGTGTTGCTCAGCGCGGTGCTCGAGATGGTTCACATGGCCACGCTCATCCACGACGACGTGATTGACAACGCCGACCTGCGACGCGGTCGTCCGACGGCGGCGCGGGTGTTCGGCAACACGCCGGCCATCCTCAGCGGCGACGTGCTGCTCGCTCGCTCCATGGCGTTGCTCGCCGAAGATGGCGACCTCGACATCATTCGCCTGGTCAGTCAAGCCGTCATTGATCTCGCTGAGGGCGAGGCTCGCGAGGTGGAAGTCCGCGGCGATTTTGAACTGACGCGCGATGATCACATGGAGATTTTGCGGCTGAAGACCGCTGTGCTTGTTCAGCTGTGCTGCGAACTCGGCGCGATGTCGGCCGGCGCAGACTTGCCGACCCGAACCGCGTTGGCGACCTACGGGCATCACATCGGACTAGCGTTCCAAATCGCGGATGATCTCCTCGACTATCGCGGCAAGCCCGAGGTGACGGGCAAGCCCGTCGCCACCGACTTCCACGAAGGTTGCGCGACCTTGCCCCTGCTGATTCTTCGCGAGAAGCTGACCGCCGAGGAGACCGAGTTTGCCGCGAGCAAGTTTGGCGGGAGCGCGAACGACGACGAGGTGCGGATGATCGTGAGCTGGATGGATCAGCGCGGTTGTTTCGCCGAAGTAGAGGCCCTCGCTCTGGAGCATGTGAACCACGCTCGCGCCGCGATTGCCGATTTGCCGCCCTCGGCGGAGCTCGACTTCCTCACCGGCTTCGCGCACTACGTCGTTCACCGCGACAAATGA
- a CDS encoding ubiquinone/menaquinone biosynthesis methyltransferase produces MAGSEPAIWEAKGEDKRVRVQQMFADIAPRYDMLNGIMSLRQHHKWRRLAAAKLDLRPGDAVLDMCCGTGDFLPILREKVGPGGAITALDFCEPMLAQSQPKDPAATLVLGDATNLPLADNLFRGVTVGWGIRNVPDIDAAHREAFRVLQSGGTFVSVDMARPRNPLARVGSFVVNKIVLPVLGAIFRKREAYTYLPESTARFLDREGLRASMERAGFVDVRMQDLFMGNICIHWGRKA; encoded by the coding sequence ATGGCGGGTTCGGAACCGGCAATTTGGGAAGCAAAAGGCGAGGACAAACGAGTCCGCGTACAGCAGATGTTCGCGGATATTGCGCCGCGCTACGACATGCTGAACGGCATTATGTCGCTGCGCCAACACCACAAATGGCGTCGGCTCGCGGCGGCCAAACTCGACCTGCGCCCCGGCGATGCCGTGCTCGACATGTGCTGCGGCACGGGCGATTTTCTGCCGATTCTCCGCGAGAAGGTCGGCCCTGGCGGGGCGATCACTGCGCTCGACTTTTGCGAGCCGATGCTCGCCCAATCGCAACCCAAAGACCCCGCGGCGACGCTCGTTTTGGGTGATGCGACCAACCTGCCGCTGGCGGACAATCTGTTCCGAGGCGTGACGGTCGGTTGGGGCATCCGCAACGTGCCCGACATTGACGCCGCCCATCGCGAGGCGTTTCGCGTGCTGCAAAGCGGTGGCACGTTCGTCAGCGTAGACATGGCGCGCCCGCGCAACCCGCTGGCCCGAGTCGGCAGTTTTGTGGTCAACAAGATTGTGCTGCCGGTGCTCGGCGCGATCTTCCGCAAGCGCGAGGCCTACACGTATCTACCGGAATCAACGGCACGATTTTTGGATCGCGAGGGGCTGCGCGCGAGCATGGAGCGGGCCGGGTTCGTTGACGTGCGCATGCAGGATTTGTTTATGGGCAACATTTGCATTCATTGGGGGCGCAAAGCGTGA
- a CDS encoding DnaJ domain-containing protein: MPTLYEILGVEKNAKPSTLKTAYRKLARECHPDISDDPKAHERMAEINSAYQTLIDPVRRQEYDQVLNPPAATKEASEDKRQYEEANRLNIRLLERLKGHRTPIYAVSFAPDSSRMVTSSFDNEVIWWDPKSFEVMRKVKLEGGVVSTVQALDKDRVVAAGSSESVVSVWTLDGERIESWRNNPLEWVSCVGVSGDGTSVAMGSVYHTLQVCRTKSGDAVFAGTSHTQSVTAVAWSPDNRFVATGSADATVKLWSGISGQELHTFAAIRSTVSCIAFSPDSAYMAVAAVDLSIRIFRLSDMIHIKTFFGHEKPVEAMAFHPNGMLLGSVSRDGSVGLWNVLQGQNHVKINASQQPLSAIAFSPDGSRLCAAGLDRLVRVWALDFTN; the protein is encoded by the coding sequence GTGCCTACCCTTTACGAAATTCTGGGCGTTGAAAAGAACGCCAAGCCGTCCACTCTCAAGACGGCTTACCGCAAGCTCGCTCGCGAGTGCCACCCGGACATCAGCGATGATCCGAAGGCCCACGAGCGCATGGCCGAAATCAACTCGGCTTACCAAACTCTCATCGATCCGGTCCGCCGCCAAGAGTACGACCAAGTGCTCAATCCGCCGGCCGCGACCAAGGAAGCGAGCGAAGACAAGCGTCAATACGAAGAGGCGAACCGCCTTAACATTCGCCTGCTGGAGCGCCTTAAGGGTCACCGCACCCCGATTTACGCCGTCAGCTTTGCTCCGGACAGTAGCCGCATGGTCACCAGCAGCTTCGATAACGAAGTCATTTGGTGGGATCCGAAGTCGTTCGAAGTGATGCGCAAGGTCAAGCTCGAAGGTGGCGTGGTCAGCACCGTGCAAGCCCTCGATAAGGACCGCGTGGTGGCCGCTGGAAGCAGCGAAAGCGTGGTTTCCGTGTGGACGCTCGATGGCGAGCGCATCGAAAGCTGGCGCAACAACCCGCTGGAGTGGGTGAGCTGCGTGGGCGTTTCGGGTGACGGCACCAGCGTGGCCATGGGTTCCGTGTATCACACCTTGCAGGTGTGTCGCACCAAGAGCGGCGACGCCGTTTTTGCCGGGACTTCGCACACGCAGTCGGTGACCGCCGTCGCGTGGTCGCCGGACAATCGCTTTGTGGCGACCGGTTCCGCCGACGCGACCGTGAAGCTGTGGTCGGGCATTAGTGGGCAAGAACTGCACACCTTCGCCGCGATCCGCTCGACGGTCTCGTGCATCGCCTTTAGCCCGGATTCGGCTTACATGGCGGTGGCTGCGGTTGACCTTTCAATCCGCATTTTCCGCCTGTCGGACATGATTCACATCAAGACCTTCTTCGGCCACGAAAAGCCGGTCGAAGCGATGGCGTTTCACCCCAACGGCATGCTGCTGGGCAGCGTCTCGCGCGATGGTAGCGTCGGACTGTGGAACGTGCTGCAAGGCCAAAACCACGTCAAGATCAACGCCAGCCAACAACCGCTCTCGGCGATTGCGTTCAGCCCCGATGGTTCGCGCCTCTGCGCCGCCGGTCTGGATCGCCTCGTGCGAGTCTGGGCGCTGGACTTCACCAACTAA
- a CDS encoding nitroreductase family protein — protein MSEFSELWRARYGSAEAPAIDGLADFLQHRSVRDFDLGRPVSEELIAGLVAAAQSASTSSNLQLYSVVSIEDPDLRAQVNEHCSNQRQVALAPWFFGFFVDHHRLRHKLAELEISADSLDYADYFLMGVVDAALAAERMVVAAECLGLGVCYIGALRNNPVAIAQLLGMPSGLFGVFGLCIGYPDPAKPAAVKPRLSQDRIWFRDRYDAEAGIGDYDERMAAFFASEKQDPSVTWSARSGRRLEEKYMTRRQVVLNFLRDSGLLRR, from the coding sequence TTGTCCGAGTTTTCAGAACTGTGGCGAGCCCGTTATGGGTCGGCGGAAGCGCCGGCGATTGACGGGCTCGCCGACTTTTTGCAGCACCGCTCGGTGCGCGACTTTGACCTCGGGCGACCGGTCTCCGAGGAGCTCATCGCGGGTCTGGTGGCCGCGGCGCAAAGCGCGAGCACCAGCAGCAATTTGCAACTGTATTCGGTGGTTAGCATTGAAGACCCCGATCTCCGCGCGCAGGTCAACGAGCACTGCAGCAATCAGCGACAGGTCGCTCTGGCGCCCTGGTTCTTCGGGTTCTTCGTGGATCATCATCGGCTGCGGCACAAGCTGGCTGAGTTGGAGATTTCCGCCGACTCGCTGGACTATGCCGACTATTTTTTGATGGGCGTGGTGGATGCCGCGCTCGCCGCCGAGCGCATGGTTGTGGCGGCGGAGTGTCTGGGCTTGGGCGTGTGCTACATCGGCGCGCTCCGCAACAACCCCGTCGCCATCGCGCAGCTGTTGGGTATGCCGAGCGGGCTGTTCGGCGTGTTTGGGCTGTGCATTGGCTATCCGGACCCGGCCAAACCGGCGGCGGTGAAGCCGCGCCTGTCGCAAGACCGCATCTGGTTCCGCGACCGGTACGACGCGGAGGCGGGAATCGGCGATTACGATGAACGAATGGCGGCGTTTTTTGCGTCTGAAAAGCAAGACCCAAGCGTCACCTGGTCCGCGAGGAGCGGGCGGCGACTCGAAGAGAAATATATGACGAGGAGACAGGTGGTGCTTAATTTTCTTCGGGACTCGGGACTGCTAAGGCGATAA
- a CDS encoding peptidylprolyl isomerase, with protein MNRALIASCLTLVGAAAMAATQYVVTFTNGKSFTIEVDTKGSPKTAAHVGELVKKKFYDGIRFHRVEDWVVQWGDPGSRKSLDVGGGGSGKQMPFEASKVGFKKGVVGIASTGSKVGGDCQLFVVTKDSEFLNGNYAVLGKVTKGMDVIMKVQRGDTIKTMKIVVKK; from the coding sequence ATGAATCGTGCCCTCATCGCTTCATGTCTCACCCTCGTTGGCGCTGCCGCTATGGCCGCCACTCAATACGTTGTCACGTTTACCAATGGCAAGTCGTTCACCATCGAAGTGGACACCAAGGGCTCGCCGAAGACGGCGGCTCACGTCGGCGAACTGGTTAAGAAGAAGTTCTACGACGGCATCCGTTTCCACCGGGTGGAAGATTGGGTCGTGCAGTGGGGCGATCCCGGTAGCCGCAAGAGCCTGGACGTTGGCGGAGGCGGATCGGGCAAGCAAATGCCGTTCGAAGCCAGCAAGGTTGGTTTCAAGAAGGGCGTCGTCGGCATTGCCTCGACGGGCAGCAAAGTCGGCGGCGACTGCCAACTCTTTGTCGTGACCAAGGATAGCGAGTTCCTCAACGGCAACTACGCCGTGCTCGGCAAGGTCACCAAGGGCATGGATGTCATCATGAAGGTCCAGCGTGGCGACACCATCAAGACGATGAAAATCGTCGTCAAAAAGTAA
- a CDS encoding NAD(P)/FAD-dependent oxidoreductase, with product MNFTDVTIIGGGPVGLFAAFYAGLRGMSVRIVDSLPELGGQLTALYPEKYVFDMPGFPKVLAKDLARDMIAQGIQFNPEICLEETAEHLESVPGGYVIRTAKGTELPTRTIIIAAGAGAFSPTKIGAAGEEDFVGHGLSYGVRDKSVFAGKEVAIIGGGDSAFDWCWELRDIAKSVSLIHRRDQFRAHEETVAKVQASGVNFILWTQVKEVCGNGVVQKLVLENSQTKEQSELAADAVIVNIGFKSSLGPIKDWGLTIEKNQIIVDHLYETNLPGIFAVGDVCNFEGKLKLIATGVGEAATAVCIAKTRLDPEAKLFPGHSSDRDL from the coding sequence GTGAATTTCACTGATGTCACCATTATTGGTGGCGGTCCGGTCGGACTTTTTGCTGCTTTTTACGCTGGACTGCGCGGTATGAGCGTGCGCATTGTGGATAGCTTGCCCGAGTTGGGCGGCCAGCTCACCGCGCTGTATCCCGAAAAGTATGTGTTCGACATGCCCGGATTCCCGAAGGTGCTCGCCAAGGACCTCGCCCGGGACATGATCGCGCAAGGCATCCAGTTCAACCCGGAAATCTGCCTCGAAGAAACCGCCGAACACCTGGAATCCGTGCCGGGCGGCTACGTGATTCGCACCGCCAAGGGCACCGAGCTCCCGACCCGGACGATCATCATTGCTGCGGGCGCTGGCGCGTTCTCGCCGACCAAAATCGGGGCGGCGGGCGAGGAAGATTTCGTCGGACACGGCCTCAGCTACGGCGTGCGCGACAAGAGCGTGTTCGCCGGGAAGGAAGTCGCCATTATCGGCGGCGGCGACAGCGCATTTGACTGGTGCTGGGAGCTGCGCGACATCGCCAAGTCGGTCAGTCTCATTCACCGTCGCGACCAGTTTCGCGCCCACGAGGAAACCGTTGCCAAGGTCCAGGCGAGCGGGGTCAACTTCATTTTGTGGACTCAGGTCAAGGAGGTTTGCGGCAACGGCGTCGTGCAAAAACTCGTCCTGGAGAACTCGCAAACCAAGGAGCAAAGCGAACTCGCCGCCGACGCGGTGATCGTGAATATCGGGTTCAAGTCGAGCCTTGGCCCAATCAAGGATTGGGGGCTCACCATCGAGAAAAACCAGATCATCGTGGACCACCTTTACGAAACCAATCTGCCGGGCATTTTCGCGGTCGGCGACGTCTGCAACTTCGAGGGCAAACTCAAGCTCATTGCGACCGGCGTAGGCGAGGCGGCAACCGCCGTTTGCATCGCCAAGACGCGACTAGACCCGGAAGCAAAACTGTTTCCGGGCCATAGTTCCGATCGCGATCTTTAG
- a CDS encoding efflux RND transporter permease subunit, which translates to MNNITKVAITRPVFIFMLMFAAFFMGYRSVTSMRVEENPEVSFGVVTVSTAYPGAGPEELNTLISRPVEEAISGVNGVYQVTALAQEGISLVTLNFNIGTDMDAALNDVRAKVDTVIPNLPEAALRPTVSKVDAGSSAVLTLGVKSKTLSTQELRDLIDDKIKDRFGQIPGVAAATVSGGDVREIQILLRKDALLAYKVGITEVTNAIRSATLNIPSGRVENNGQELTVRMQGEFATVDEIRDMRLKVNDPSSQTGEGQVVRLGDLAEVKDTVEERRGWSRLDGNDSVVITIQKIKEGNAIEIAKGALALTEQLQNAFPVEFVVTQNVATRISESLFDLQLTLVIGILLVTMIVYLFLHDWRGTLIVALAIPICLMATFPVMQLFGFTLNNMSLLALSLAIGVLVDDAIVVLENIYRHLKMGEEPVEAAINGRAEIGLAALAITFADVVVFIPVATMGGIVGQFFRPLGIGFVVAVLLSLFVSFTVTPMLASRWYRKGEDVEHPKGRFAQAFERTFTKFENVYRRALEWSLQHRWFVFISGFVVLIGLFMFIGGGFAPDKKAAIAAVTQGPMMMIVQIGVVAFIINLIRLRRPVWNNLIGIAGFSVFLIFMALAGNWYAKDYKKGNIFNFEFAPTSDAGQVTASIELPPGASLAETEKVVAQVEQVVMKHPDVKYTIGRVGTRGGGAFEAGSVGTNLGAVQATLFEKRALLDSVMFWVKHKERLRTKTDVSVSADLMEATGKIPGATVRYSTVSGFGFGAPIQMSFSGDDRAELTRVTDKIREGLAAGAIKGVISPQTSGRAGKPEIRAIPDRTRMADFGVTPAEVASSMRTLYEGDDNARFRVLGKEYKIRVQMSPEDRNNPEIIAQAPVRFVRGTPVFVSDVTTLTRGRAPDKIERRNRAEEIRVETNLLPGFAAGSVQSEIDAWLKKENLVPASIRQQNLGQADAQSREMGYLLGALGIGFLLVYLLLASLYNNLLYPLIIQLAQPQALVGALLALVLTDKAMNIVSFIGIITLVGLVGKNAILLVDYTNTLRERGKNRHDALVEAGPTRLRPIMMTSMAVVLGMLPVALAVGRGSEFRETLGITIIGGITLSTILTLLVIPCSYTILDDLSEGIGKVTRWISGRLIGKPKAD; encoded by the coding sequence ATGAACAACATCACCAAGGTCGCGATTACCCGACCGGTGTTCATCTTCATGCTGATGTTCGCCGCCTTTTTCATGGGCTATCGGTCGGTCACCAGCATGCGGGTGGAAGAAAATCCGGAAGTTTCTTTTGGCGTCGTGACGGTGAGCACCGCTTACCCGGGGGCCGGTCCGGAAGAGCTGAACACGCTCATTTCGCGTCCGGTGGAAGAAGCGATTTCCGGCGTCAACGGGGTGTACCAAGTCACCGCGCTCGCTCAGGAAGGCATCAGCCTCGTTACGCTTAACTTTAACATCGGCACCGACATGGATGCCGCGCTCAACGACGTGCGGGCGAAGGTGGATACGGTCATTCCCAACCTGCCGGAAGCCGCGCTGCGACCGACCGTTAGCAAGGTGGATGCGGGATCAAGCGCCGTGCTTACCTTGGGGGTGAAGTCGAAGACGCTCAGCACGCAAGAACTGCGTGACCTCATTGACGACAAGATTAAGGACCGCTTTGGACAGATTCCGGGCGTAGCCGCGGCCACGGTCAGCGGTGGCGACGTGCGCGAGATTCAGATTCTCCTGCGTAAGGACGCCTTGCTCGCTTACAAGGTGGGCATTACCGAGGTCACCAACGCTATTCGTTCGGCGACGCTCAACATTCCGAGTGGTCGGGTGGAGAACAACGGCCAAGAACTCACCGTGCGCATGCAGGGCGAGTTTGCCACCGTGGATGAAATCCGCGACATGCGCTTGAAGGTGAACGACCCGAGTTCGCAAACCGGCGAAGGGCAAGTCGTGCGTCTCGGCGATCTTGCGGAGGTCAAAGACACGGTCGAAGAGCGCCGCGGTTGGAGCCGACTCGATGGCAACGACTCGGTCGTCATCACGATTCAAAAGATCAAGGAAGGCAACGCGATTGAGATTGCCAAGGGCGCGCTGGCACTGACCGAGCAGTTGCAGAACGCGTTTCCGGTTGAGTTTGTGGTCACCCAAAACGTGGCGACGCGCATCAGCGAATCGCTGTTCGACCTTCAACTCACGCTCGTGATCGGCATCTTGCTGGTCACGATGATCGTGTATCTGTTCCTCCACGACTGGCGCGGAACGCTCATCGTCGCGCTCGCCATCCCGATCTGTCTGATGGCGACGTTCCCGGTGATGCAGCTGTTTGGGTTCACGCTCAACAACATGTCGCTGCTGGCGCTTTCGCTCGCCATTGGCGTTCTGGTGGATGACGCGATCGTCGTTCTGGAAAACATCTATCGCCACCTTAAGATGGGCGAAGAGCCGGTGGAAGCGGCGATCAATGGTCGGGCCGAAATCGGTCTGGCCGCGCTCGCCATCACCTTTGCCGACGTCGTCGTCTTCATTCCTGTGGCCACCATGGGTGGCATCGTCGGGCAGTTCTTCCGACCGCTCGGCATCGGCTTCGTGGTCGCGGTTCTGCTGTCGCTGTTCGTGTCGTTCACCGTCACGCCGATGCTCGCCTCGCGCTGGTATCGCAAGGGCGAGGACGTGGAGCACCCGAAGGGTCGCTTTGCCCAAGCTTTTGAGCGCACGTTCACGAAGTTCGAAAACGTCTATCGCCGCGCCCTGGAGTGGTCGCTGCAGCATCGCTGGTTCGTGTTCATCTCGGGCTTTGTGGTCCTCATCGGGCTGTTTATGTTCATTGGCGGCGGGTTTGCGCCCGACAAGAAGGCGGCGATTGCCGCGGTGACGCAAGGACCAATGATGATGATCGTCCAAATTGGCGTGGTGGCGTTCATCATCAACTTGATTCGCCTGCGGCGACCGGTTTGGAACAACCTCATTGGCATCGCCGGTTTCTCGGTCTTCCTCATTTTCATGGCGCTAGCGGGGAACTGGTACGCCAAGGATTACAAGAAGGGGAATATTTTCAACTTCGAATTCGCTCCGACCTCGGACGCCGGTCAGGTGACCGCCTCGATTGAGTTGCCGCCTGGCGCAAGCCTGGCCGAGACCGAAAAGGTCGTCGCTCAGGTTGAGCAAGTGGTGATGAAGCACCCCGACGTGAAGTACACGATCGGTCGCGTGGGAACGCGCGGTGGCGGGGCTTTTGAAGCGGGTTCAGTCGGCACCAACCTTGGCGCCGTGCAAGCCACGCTGTTCGAAAAGCGCGCCTTGCTCGACAGCGTGATGTTCTGGGTGAAGCATAAGGAAAGGCTTCGAACGAAAACGGACGTTTCGGTTTCCGCCGACTTGATGGAAGCGACGGGCAAGATTCCCGGCGCGACCGTTCGCTACAGCACCGTGAGCGGGTTCGGGTTCGGCGCGCCGATCCAGATGTCGTTCAGCGGCGATGATCGGGCCGAGCTTACGCGCGTGACCGACAAGATTCGCGAAGGTCTGGCCGCGGGCGCTATCAAGGGCGTCATTAGCCCGCAAACGAGTGGTCGCGCTGGCAAGCCCGAAATTCGCGCGATTCCGGACCGCACCCGCATGGCGGACTTCGGCGTCACTCCGGCGGAAGTAGCAAGTTCGATGAGAACCTTGTACGAGGGCGATGACAACGCGCGCTTCCGTGTGCTGGGCAAGGAGTACAAAATCCGCGTCCAGATGTCACCCGAAGACCGCAATAACCCGGAGATCATCGCGCAGGCGCCTGTTCGTTTTGTGCGGGGCACGCCGGTGTTTGTCTCCGACGTGACGACCTTGACGCGGGGTCGTGCGCCCGACAAGATCGAGCGCCGCAACCGGGCCGAGGAAATCCGGGTCGAAACAAACCTGTTGCCGGGCTTCGCCGCCGGTTCCGTCCAGAGCGAAATTGACGCCTGGCTGAAGAAGGAGAACCTTGTTCCGGCAAGCATCCGCCAGCAAAATCTGGGTCAAGCCGACGCTCAGTCTCGAGAAATGGGCTATCTGCTCGGCGCGCTCGGGATCGGCTTCCTGCTGGTGTACCTGCTGCTGGCGAGTTTGTACAACAACCTGCTGTACCCGCTCATCATTCAGCTGGCTCAGCCGCAAGCGTTGGTCGGGGCGTTGCTCGCGCTGGTGCTCACCGATAAGGCGATGAACATCGTGTCATTCATCGGGATTATCACGCTCGTGGGCTTGGTCGGTAAGAACGCGATTCTGCTGGTTGACTACACCAACACGCTACGTGAGCGGGGCAAAAACCGCCATGATGCGTTGGTGGAAGCAGGCCCGACTCGTCTGCGCCCGATCATGATGACCTCGATGGCCGTCGTGCTCGGTATGCTGCCGGTCGCCCTGGCCGTGGGTCGCGGCAGTGAGTTCCGCGAAACGCTGGGCATCACCATCATCGGCGGGATCACGCTCTCGACCATCCTCACGCTTCTCGTGATTCCGTGTTCGTACACGATTCTCGACGACCTGAGCGAGGGCATCGGCAAGGTCACGCGATGGATCAGCGGCCGCCTAATTGGGAAGCCAAAGGCAGACTAA